In one window of Desulforhabdus amnigena DNA:
- a CDS encoding ferredoxin family protein, whose product MSVKVEDKLFLDRFKVDEESHLRLVDGSVCMEKCADQPCLYICPANVYKLEKDRISIGYEGCLECGSCRIGCPHFNIEWRFPKGGYGIRHKFG is encoded by the coding sequence ATGAGTGTCAAAGTAGAAGACAAGCTTTTTCTCGATCGTTTCAAGGTCGACGAGGAATCACACCTTCGTCTCGTGGACGGCAGCGTCTGCATGGAAAAGTGTGCCGACCAGCCCTGCCTTTATATTTGCCCGGCCAACGTCTACAAACTGGAAAAGGACCGCATCAGCATCGGCTACGAAGGATGCCTGGAATGCGGTTCCTGCCGCATCGGATGCCCTCATTTCAATATCGAATGGCGTTTTCCCAAGGGAGGATACGGTATCCGGCACAAGTTCGGGTGA
- a CDS encoding electron transfer flavoprotein subunit beta/FixA family protein, translated as MHSVCCIKQVPDTAEVKIDPETNTLIRAGVESISNPYDIVALEGAVRLREQYGGKVTAICMGPPQGESSLREALSLGADEAILLSDRAFAGADTLATSYTLSKAIEKLGRELPVDLVLCGKQAIDGDTAQTGPGIATRLGLAQFTYVIEIDWIDMEKRRIQVKRRVSGGTEILLGPLPALLTVELELAVPRRASLPALIASLRAPVATWNAEDIEASPQMLGIKGSPTWVRAISSPPAREGGPKFDAGEGVEKAVSQCLDVLMDEKGFLSKLLKKWEA; from the coding sequence ATGCATTCAGTATGCTGTATCAAACAGGTTCCGGACACTGCCGAGGTAAAAATCGACCCGGAGACCAACACGCTGATTCGAGCCGGTGTCGAATCCATCTCCAACCCTTATGATATTGTGGCTCTCGAAGGAGCCGTACGACTGCGCGAGCAATACGGTGGAAAAGTCACCGCCATCTGCATGGGACCACCCCAGGGAGAAAGCTCGCTTCGGGAAGCGCTCTCCCTGGGGGCCGATGAAGCCATATTGCTTTCGGATCGGGCTTTTGCCGGAGCAGACACTCTTGCCACCAGCTACACCCTCAGTAAGGCCATCGAGAAGCTGGGACGCGAACTTCCTGTAGATTTGGTGCTTTGCGGCAAGCAGGCCATCGACGGGGACACGGCTCAGACGGGTCCGGGTATCGCTACCCGATTGGGGCTTGCTCAATTCACCTATGTGATCGAAATCGATTGGATCGACATGGAAAAGAGGCGGATTCAGGTGAAGCGGAGAGTTTCCGGTGGTACAGAGATCCTTCTCGGGCCGCTGCCGGCTTTGCTGACGGTTGAATTGGAGTTGGCCGTGCCGAGGCGTGCATCGCTTCCTGCCCTCATAGCCTCCCTGCGTGCCCCTGTAGCCACATGGAACGCCGAAGACATTGAAGCGTCTCCACAAATGCTGGGTATAAAAGGCTCGCCCACCTGGGTTCGAGCCATTTCATCGCCTCCGGCGCGAGAAGGGGGCCCAAAGTTCGACGCCGGTGAAGGGGTGGAAAAGGCGGTGTCTCAATGTCTGGATGTGCTCATGGATGAAAAGGGATTCTTGTCGAAACTCTTGAAAAAATGGGAGGCATGA
- a CDS encoding MFS transporter: MKDMNKPSTKDPGRKGTAWSPLYQPVFRALWIASIVSNIGTWMQNTATAWLMTSITSSSVMVALVQTATSLPMFLLALPAGALADVLDRRRLILFTQAWMLAAAALLGGLTLAGETTPWILLTLTLLLGLGAAMNAPAWQAIIPELVTRTEIPSAVALNSAGFNVARSIGPALGGLVVGAMGAGNAFLINALSYLGVVVVLYYWKRPKSRSTLPAERMIGAMRTGVRFVRHAPALRAIFVRAAAFITCASALMALLPILARHNLGLGSLGFGILLGSFGMGAVAGALILPEIRRRISIDLQVTLSTILFAVVFLALAYLQNFIILCGAILTAGAAWLTLLSIFNSSVQSMAPSWVRGRALAVYMFIFFGGMAAGSFLWGTITSYLGISRTFVLASLTMVAGLGVTARFRLASAEHLDLTPSMHWPAPTLAVNPQLENGPVLVMIEYHIDPADSHEFGMALKRLRNVRLRDGAIRWDLFVDAAKPERYIESFLVESWMEHLRQHERVTVADREVEKRVRAFHKGTEPPVVTHLLARALPK; the protein is encoded by the coding sequence ATGAAAGATATGAACAAGCCGTCCACAAAAGATCCCGGCAGGAAAGGAACTGCGTGGAGCCCTCTCTATCAGCCCGTCTTTCGGGCACTGTGGATCGCCAGCATCGTCTCCAATATCGGCACGTGGATGCAGAATACCGCCACGGCCTGGCTCATGACATCCATCACTTCCTCCTCCGTCATGGTCGCCCTCGTGCAGACGGCAACGAGCCTTCCTATGTTCCTCCTAGCGCTGCCGGCGGGAGCTCTCGCCGATGTGCTGGACCGGCGCAGACTCATTCTCTTTACCCAGGCATGGATGCTTGCCGCAGCCGCTTTGCTGGGCGGTCTCACTCTGGCTGGTGAGACCACGCCCTGGATTCTTCTCACCCTTACGCTTCTCCTGGGGCTGGGGGCGGCAATGAACGCGCCAGCTTGGCAGGCAATCATCCCGGAACTGGTCACACGAACGGAAATCCCATCAGCTGTAGCGCTGAACAGTGCGGGTTTCAATGTGGCCCGATCCATTGGCCCCGCCCTGGGAGGACTGGTGGTAGGAGCCATGGGCGCGGGCAACGCGTTTCTCATAAACGCCCTCTCCTATCTCGGCGTAGTGGTGGTTCTCTATTATTGGAAGCGGCCAAAGAGCCGGAGCACACTCCCTGCCGAGCGCATGATCGGCGCCATGCGTACCGGGGTCCGTTTCGTACGGCACGCGCCGGCTCTACGCGCCATATTCGTTCGAGCCGCCGCCTTCATCACTTGCGCCAGCGCCCTCATGGCGCTCCTCCCCATTCTGGCCCGGCATAACCTTGGACTGGGCTCTCTTGGTTTCGGGATACTCCTGGGTTCTTTCGGCATGGGCGCAGTGGCTGGAGCATTGATTCTACCGGAGATACGCAGGAGAATTTCCATTGATCTGCAGGTGACTCTATCCACGATCCTGTTTGCCGTTGTCTTCCTGGCTCTGGCCTACCTGCAAAATTTCATCATCCTGTGCGGAGCGATCCTCACAGCAGGGGCAGCATGGCTGACGCTGCTCTCCATCTTCAACAGCAGCGTGCAATCCATGGCGCCTTCCTGGGTAAGAGGCCGCGCACTGGCCGTTTACATGTTCATTTTCTTTGGAGGCATGGCGGCAGGGAGCTTTCTCTGGGGTACGATCACGTCTTACCTGGGGATCTCCAGGACGTTCGTCCTGGCATCATTAACCATGGTTGCCGGGCTGGGGGTTACGGCGCGCTTTCGTCTCGCCTCTGCGGAACACCTGGACCTCACTCCATCCATGCACTGGCCGGCTCCGACCCTCGCGGTGAATCCACAACTGGAAAACGGACCGGTCCTCGTCATGATCGAATACCACATTGATCCGGCCGATTCCCATGAATTCGGGATGGCCCTCAAACGGCTCCGCAATGTACGTCTGCGGGACGGCGCCATACGATGGGATCTCTTTGTGGACGCTGCAAAGCCGGAACGTTACATCGAATCCTTTCTCGTAGAATCCTGGATGGAGCATCTGCGCCAACACGAACGGGTAACCGTGGCAGACCGGGAAGTCGAAAAGCGGGTGAGAGCTTTTCACAAAGGCACCGAACCTCCTGTCGTGACTCATTTGTTGGCAAGGGCTCTTCCGAAATGA
- a CDS encoding ATP-binding protein, whose amino-acid sequence MTLQQISGPIILDIPTDPAVLFLVRGMVERLACRLDFPRPEIDQLVLAVDEACTNAIRHAYNNRPNERIRLTFNADPQKLEIFVRDFGIQADPQRLKPRELSDVRPGGLGIYFIQTAMDRVEYEIPPDGGTLLKMIKLRTPQGNQQNS is encoded by the coding sequence ATGACCTTACAGCAAATCAGTGGCCCCATTATTCTTGATATTCCTACAGATCCTGCGGTTCTCTTTCTGGTCCGCGGCATGGTGGAGCGCCTTGCCTGCCGTCTGGACTTTCCACGTCCGGAGATCGATCAACTGGTTCTGGCTGTGGATGAAGCCTGCACCAATGCGATTCGGCATGCCTATAACAATCGCCCCAATGAAAGGATCCGGCTCACATTCAATGCAGATCCCCAAAAGTTGGAAATTTTCGTACGCGACTTCGGAATCCAAGCGGACCCCCAACGGCTTAAGCCGAGGGAACTGAGCGATGTTCGCCCCGGAGGGCTGGGTATTTACTTCATACAGACTGCCATGGACAGGGTTGAATACGAAATTCCGCCCGACGGCGGCACCCTGCTGAAGATGATCAAACTCAGAACGCCGCAAGGTAATCAACAGAACAGCTGA
- a CDS encoding GAF domain-containing SpoIIE family protein phosphatase, with protein MGIKSESKTTSATLIADLHRCHERIQNLKNCFQLAGLISSTLDLGQVLQSIMSTSRKILRAEACSLMLVDEATQELVFEVAQGPVANQLKGGFRLKKGEGIAGSVFDSGKALLIEDAYEDPRFHREFDLKTGYRTRSILCVPIKIMDRIIGVSQVINRIDGTPFDSEDEEILTLLCAHAAIAIENARMHRALLHKQQIESDLALATSIQRSFLPQNTPQLPGFHFLSHYRAAREVGGDFYDFIALDGERWGILIGDVSGKGIASALCMAKLTSDFRLHAIREKDPSRLMERINDLLCGRSRRGMFVTLLYMVLDPQECTLTCVNAGHIPPLLWNHEKNRYVFLDSMGGLPAGIIAGQRYPSDKIHLEPGDCLFLSTDGLMEAKNAQGERLGTERMEKAIRSGSSRADEVYLRVMGQLKEFVQETPPADDLTLVLLGVEESR; from the coding sequence ATGGGTATAAAATCCGAAAGCAAAACGACGAGCGCCACTCTCATTGCAGATCTTCATCGATGCCATGAACGCATCCAGAATCTCAAGAATTGTTTCCAGCTTGCCGGCCTCATTTCTTCTACGCTGGACTTGGGGCAGGTGCTGCAATCCATCATGAGCACTTCAAGGAAGATTTTAAGAGCAGAGGCTTGCAGTCTCATGCTGGTGGACGAAGCGACTCAGGAATTGGTCTTTGAGGTGGCGCAGGGTCCCGTGGCCAACCAATTGAAGGGCGGCTTTCGTTTGAAAAAAGGGGAAGGAATTGCCGGGAGTGTCTTCGATTCGGGAAAAGCGCTACTCATTGAAGATGCATATGAGGACCCACGATTTCATCGTGAATTTGATCTGAAAACGGGCTACCGCACCCGTTCTATCCTCTGTGTTCCCATCAAGATCATGGACCGGATCATTGGGGTTTCACAGGTGATCAACAGGATCGATGGAACCCCCTTCGACTCTGAAGATGAAGAGATTTTGACACTGCTTTGCGCTCACGCTGCCATCGCCATAGAAAATGCCCGCATGCACCGTGCTCTTCTCCACAAACAGCAGATCGAAAGCGACCTAGCATTGGCCACCAGCATCCAGCGGAGCTTCCTTCCTCAGAATACACCCCAACTCCCCGGTTTTCATTTTCTTTCCCATTACCGGGCTGCCCGGGAAGTAGGAGGGGACTTTTACGATTTCATTGCTCTCGATGGTGAAAGGTGGGGAATCCTCATTGGTGATGTATCGGGAAAGGGAATAGCATCCGCTCTCTGTATGGCGAAACTCACATCGGACTTTCGCCTTCATGCCATCCGGGAAAAAGACCCGAGCCGCCTGATGGAACGCATCAACGATCTTCTCTGCGGACGGAGCCGCCGAGGAATGTTCGTGACCCTGCTATATATGGTGCTGGACCCCCAGGAATGCACTCTCACATGCGTAAATGCGGGTCATATCCCTCCTCTTCTCTGGAACCACGAAAAAAACCGCTACGTATTCCTGGATTCCATGGGTGGCCTTCCAGCAGGAATTATCGCGGGGCAGCGCTATCCATCCGACAAAATCCACCTCGAACCCGGCGACTGCCTTTTCCTATCCACAGATGGACTCATGGAAGCCAAAAATGCTCAAGGAGAACGTCTCGGGACTGAACGCATGGAGAAGGCTATCCGTTCCGGAAGCTCCCGGGCCGATGAGGTTTACCTCAGAGTGATGGGGCAATTGAAGGAATTCGTTCAGGAAACTCCCCCTGCGGATGATTTGACTCTAGTTCTTTTGGGGGTCGAGGAATCCCGATGA
- a CDS encoding electron transfer flavoprotein subunit alpha, with amino-acid sequence MAKNTKGIEVAEILPDKCIACQICIGECPVGAIELSAEGVAHIDPETCIGCGKCFESCPVDAVRFEKTQKKRLTREERGMPSEGVPGYEGVAVFIEVADGAGAQVSWELVGKARELAETLKTKVMGFLLGYGVEAIARDAVAYGCDVVHVVEDPLLEHYLSGVYGKALSDLCEAVRPEIFLIGATHLGRDLAGIVATRLQTGLTADCTGLAIEEKSRLLLMTRPTFGGNIMATIFCERRRPQMSTVRPMVMKMSEKDSARKGEIHRHDWVPPEGELPVIVDFIRDVQEIGSVDIVRSSALVVAGRGACDPATFPLLEELAELVGGTIACSRPVVEAGLMPYERQVGQTGKTVAPKLYIAIGVSGAIQHLVAIQGAEKIVAINSDPKAPIFRVADVGIVGNYLQIVPELIRQLKVRMGQAK; translated from the coding sequence ATGGCCAAGAACACAAAAGGAATCGAAGTCGCAGAAATCCTGCCGGACAAGTGCATCGCCTGCCAGATCTGCATCGGCGAGTGTCCCGTGGGCGCCATAGAATTGAGTGCGGAAGGGGTGGCGCACATCGATCCCGAAACCTGTATCGGGTGCGGCAAATGCTTTGAAAGCTGCCCGGTGGATGCCGTCCGCTTCGAGAAAACGCAGAAAAAGCGCCTCACGCGGGAAGAGAGGGGAATGCCCAGTGAGGGGGTGCCCGGTTACGAGGGTGTAGCGGTTTTCATTGAAGTGGCCGATGGGGCTGGGGCTCAGGTTTCGTGGGAGCTGGTGGGCAAGGCGAGGGAACTGGCGGAAACCCTCAAGACCAAAGTCATGGGTTTCCTTTTGGGGTATGGTGTGGAAGCCATTGCGCGGGATGCCGTTGCCTACGGGTGCGATGTGGTTCATGTCGTTGAAGACCCTCTTCTGGAACATTATCTCTCGGGAGTCTATGGAAAAGCCCTTTCCGATCTGTGTGAGGCCGTTCGTCCGGAGATCTTCTTGATTGGCGCAACGCATCTTGGAAGAGACCTGGCGGGGATCGTCGCGACGCGCCTTCAGACGGGTCTCACTGCGGATTGCACCGGTCTTGCCATCGAAGAGAAGAGCCGGCTGCTGCTCATGACCCGGCCGACTTTCGGCGGAAACATCATGGCCACCATATTTTGCGAGCGCCGCCGGCCTCAGATGAGCACGGTCCGCCCCATGGTCATGAAGATGTCGGAAAAAGATTCCGCCAGAAAGGGAGAGATCCACCGCCATGACTGGGTGCCCCCTGAGGGTGAACTGCCCGTGATCGTGGATTTCATTCGTGATGTTCAGGAGATCGGAAGCGTGGACATTGTCCGTTCTTCGGCTCTGGTGGTGGCGGGAAGAGGCGCCTGCGATCCGGCGACGTTTCCTCTCCTGGAAGAATTGGCTGAGCTGGTGGGAGGAACCATTGCCTGTTCCCGGCCTGTGGTGGAAGCGGGGCTTATGCCCTATGAACGGCAGGTGGGACAGACAGGCAAGACCGTGGCGCCCAAGCTCTATATCGCCATTGGTGTTTCCGGAGCCATTCAGCATCTCGTGGCCATACAGGGAGCTGAAAAAATCGTGGCCATCAATTCCGACCCAAAGGCTCCCATCTTCCGGGTGGCGGACGTGGGAATTGTCGGGAACTACCTGCAGATTGTGCCCGAATTGATCAGGCAGCTGAAGGTACGGATGGGTCAGGCGAAGTGA
- a CDS encoding FAD-dependent oxidoreductase: protein MGETFDVAVVGAGPAGISAACTLAEKGVKTIVFERGEYPGAKNMFGGVLYGHDLARILPDYQERKCPVERNVVESRLWYLSKDGGYSLSYRDRAFTDELKQNVFTVGRAKFDRWFADQAKSKGALVVCATVVTDLIRDGGGRVIGVRTDRPDGDLHANVVLLADGINSPLARKTGFRAEPRPENVALAVKELIELPEEVIDARFNVEPGNGVTTEILGEPTWGMNGVAFLYTNKSSISLGIGANLADFARHKARPYEMLEALKSHPMVAPLIKEGKPKEYLAHWLAEGGYETVPKLCGDGFLIAGDSAMFFNALHREGSNLAMTSGRFAAHAILDALNKGDFSARALESYVERLQESYVLQDLKKYRRFPSFLEKHEELFSTLPGLASLTAREMLTVDGVPKKKKQHMVWKAVRSEIPLRKLLRLAWDGWRSVR, encoded by the coding sequence ATGGGAGAAACATTCGACGTGGCCGTCGTCGGGGCAGGGCCCGCCGGTATTTCGGCGGCGTGTACTCTGGCTGAAAAAGGGGTGAAAACCATCGTCTTCGAGCGGGGAGAATATCCCGGCGCCAAAAATATGTTCGGCGGGGTTCTCTATGGTCATGACCTGGCTCGAATTCTTCCCGATTACCAGGAAAGAAAATGCCCCGTGGAACGCAATGTGGTCGAATCCCGCCTCTGGTACCTCTCTAAAGATGGAGGTTACAGCCTCTCGTATCGGGACAGGGCCTTTACTGATGAATTGAAGCAAAACGTCTTCACTGTGGGAAGGGCTAAATTCGACCGCTGGTTTGCCGATCAGGCAAAATCCAAAGGTGCTCTGGTGGTTTGTGCCACTGTGGTCACGGACTTGATCCGCGATGGCGGAGGGCGTGTCATAGGGGTCCGTACGGACCGACCCGACGGCGATCTCCACGCCAATGTGGTCCTTTTGGCCGATGGAATCAATTCGCCCCTGGCCCGTAAAACCGGCTTTCGCGCCGAGCCCAGGCCGGAGAACGTGGCCCTGGCCGTGAAAGAGCTCATTGAATTGCCCGAGGAGGTAATCGATGCCAGGTTCAACGTGGAACCCGGCAACGGCGTCACTACTGAGATTCTGGGGGAGCCCACCTGGGGAATGAACGGAGTTGCCTTCCTCTATACGAACAAAAGTTCCATTTCTCTTGGAATCGGCGCCAACCTGGCTGATTTTGCCAGGCACAAAGCGCGTCCGTACGAAATGCTGGAAGCTTTGAAGTCTCATCCCATGGTGGCGCCTCTCATCAAAGAGGGGAAGCCCAAAGAATACCTCGCTCACTGGCTTGCCGAGGGGGGCTATGAAACCGTTCCAAAACTTTGTGGGGACGGGTTCCTCATCGCCGGCGATTCGGCCATGTTTTTCAATGCATTGCATCGGGAAGGTTCCAATCTTGCCATGACTTCCGGCCGTTTTGCGGCGCATGCCATTCTGGATGCCCTGAACAAGGGGGATTTCAGCGCGCGTGCCCTCGAAAGCTATGTGGAACGGTTGCAGGAATCCTATGTCCTCCAGGACTTGAAAAAATACCGGCGTTTCCCTTCGTTCCTGGAAAAGCATGAAGAGCTGTTTTCGACCCTTCCCGGCCTGGCAAGCCTGACGGCCAGGGAAATGCTCACGGTCGATGGTGTGCCCAAAAAGAAAAAGCAACACATGGTCTGGAAGGCCGTTCGAAGCGAGATCCCTCTCAGGAAGTTGCTGCGGCTGGCATGGGATGGATGGAGGAGCGTCCGATGA
- a CDS encoding ParB/RepB/Spo0J family partition protein, translating into MQRDVREIDVDKISPNRRLVCSDESIENISESIRLQGQLEPVEILLVGASFRILDGEKRWRACKKLGMRRIQAVIVEPGTGDLDFISRADEIPTS; encoded by the coding sequence ATGCAAAGGGATGTGCGAGAGATCGATGTGGACAAGATCAGTCCTAACCGCCGGCTTGTCTGTTCGGATGAATCCATTGAAAACATTTCGGAAAGTATTCGTTTGCAGGGGCAGCTTGAACCGGTCGAAATCCTGTTGGTCGGGGCATCCTTCCGGATTCTGGACGGTGAAAAACGCTGGCGCGCCTGCAAGAAGCTGGGTATGAGACGAATCCAGGCTGTCATTGTCGAACCTGGAACAGGCGACCTCGATTTTATATCCCGCGCGGATGAGATCCCGACTTCTTGA
- a CDS encoding MinD/ParA family protein, with amino-acid sequence MIFSVSSGKGGVGKTSLTVNLAFALSQKGLRVLVVDGDMGLANVDVLLRLTVRKTIRDVLERGEDPLNAVVYVEPNFGVLPASSGVPEMVDLGPEEHVLLGNILKSIVRHFDYVLLDTAAGIGDSVIWFNTFATHNLVIVTSDPTSMTDAYALIKILSKDYGRKRFYLILNSVVSEREGLKTFDSMARVADRFLKIQPQYLGFVPKDKAVLKAVQEQVPFIKDAPWSKAAIAVGGLADRILKLKGE; translated from the coding sequence ATGATATTCTCCGTAAGCAGTGGTAAGGGGGGGGTCGGAAAAACGAGCCTGACGGTTAATCTGGCTTTTGCCCTGTCGCAGAAAGGCCTGCGAGTCCTGGTTGTAGACGGTGATATGGGGCTTGCCAACGTGGATGTTTTGCTGCGACTGACGGTGCGTAAGACCATACGCGATGTGCTGGAGCGTGGAGAGGATCCCCTGAATGCGGTTGTTTATGTGGAGCCGAATTTTGGTGTTCTGCCGGCAAGTTCGGGGGTGCCGGAGATGGTGGACCTGGGGCCGGAAGAGCACGTTCTTTTGGGCAACATCCTGAAGTCCATTGTGCGCCACTTCGATTACGTTCTATTGGACACGGCAGCGGGAATCGGAGACTCCGTCATCTGGTTCAATACCTTTGCCACTCATAACCTGGTGATTGTCACTTCGGATCCCACATCCATGACCGATGCCTATGCGTTGATCAAAATCCTTTCCAAAGATTACGGACGAAAGCGGTTTTATCTGATCCTCAATTCTGTCGTCAGTGAACGGGAAGGACTCAAAACCTTTGACAGTATGGCCAGGGTGGCGGATCGGTTCCTGAAAATTCAGCCGCAATACCTGGGGTTTGTTCCCAAGGATAAAGCCGTTTTGAAGGCGGTACAGGAGCAGGTCCCATTCATTAAAGACGCTCCGTGGAGCAAAGCGGCCATAGCCGTGGGGGGGCTTGCGGACCGCATCCTGAAACTCAAGGGGGAGTGA
- a CDS encoding GGDEF domain-containing protein: MEQHCKDVISCPVGKTDCPLIAEIERLKEQYEHLKKEYDRVAALSQCDPLTGIFNFQYLQVSLEREMERTRRTGFPLAVIMIDLDYFKKINDTYGHQAGNAALRWVSRLWRDSIRVNDILCRYGGEEFTLILPATSLRKAVLTAHRLRTILADAGFEFDGREIRLTASFGVEVYKATDKFDADEFIKRADKYLLEAKTKGRNCVCSQQDEGTDAGSEVLPEERAALFITRWQISG, encoded by the coding sequence TTGGAACAACACTGTAAAGATGTTATATCTTGTCCGGTTGGAAAGACGGATTGCCCTCTTATTGCCGAAATCGAGCGTCTCAAAGAGCAATACGAGCACTTGAAGAAAGAATATGATCGGGTTGCCGCGCTCAGTCAGTGTGATCCTTTGACGGGAATCTTCAATTTTCAGTATCTTCAGGTATCTCTTGAGCGAGAGATGGAACGGACGCGGCGGACAGGGTTTCCTCTCGCCGTCATCATGATCGATCTCGATTATTTCAAAAAAATAAATGATACTTACGGACACCAGGCCGGCAATGCTGCTCTGCGGTGGGTCAGCAGACTCTGGCGTGATAGCATACGGGTGAACGATATTCTTTGCCGCTACGGAGGCGAGGAGTTCACTCTCATCTTACCGGCGACTTCTTTGCGAAAAGCTGTGTTGACTGCGCATCGTCTCCGTACGATTCTTGCCGATGCCGGATTCGAATTCGATGGGCGGGAGATCCGCCTGACGGCCAGCTTTGGAGTGGAAGTCTATAAGGCCACCGATAAGTTCGATGCGGATGAATTTATCAAGAGAGCGGACAAATACCTTCTCGAGGCAAAGACCAAAGGCCGCAATTGTGTCTGTTCCCAGCAAGACGAAGGGACTGACGCTGGGTCCGAAGTCCTTCCGGAGGAACGTGCAGCTCTTTTTATTACTCGCTGGCAGATATCCGGGTAG